AAAACAAGCTGAAGTACGTGCAATGTTTGAAGAAATGGTTGGTTGGGCTGTGGAAGAAGGTGCTGATTTAATTATCGGAGAAACATTCTACTATGCCGAAGAAGCTTATACTGCGTGTGAAGTGGCAAAAGCAAGTGGCTTGCCTGTGGTTTTAACCATTGCTCCAATGGCAGCAAATGAGATGGCAGAAGGCGTGAGCATTGTTGATTGCTGTAAAAAATTAGAAGAATTAGGCGCAGATGTAGTTGGATTGAACTGCTTTAGAGGCCCTGAAACAATGTTGCCATATCTTAAAGAAATTCGTAAAGCTGTGAAATGCCATGTGGGGGCGTTACCAATCCCTTATCGCACCACTAAAAAAGAGCCAACTTTCTTTAACTTATCGGATCGTAATGGTTGTACTTGCCCATCACCACATGGTCGTACATTCCCAACAGCATTAGATCCGCTTTACTGTAACCGTTATGAAATTGGTCAATTTGCCAAAGAAGCTTATGAATTAGGCGTGAATTATTTGGGTGTTTGCTGCGGTGCAAATCCAATGCTTATTCGTCAAGTTGCTGAAGCCGTTGGTTTAACAACTGAAGCAAGTCGGTTCAGTGAAAATATGGCGAACCATTTCATGTATGGAACCAATGAACGCCTGCCTGATAATATTAAAGAATTAGGCGATAAGGCGTAACAATACGCTTTACTATTTTAAGGGGCGTAAGCCCCTTTTTTATACAAAAAACACAAACAACACTAATTTATAAAATAACTTATTTATAACAAAAGGATATCATATGACAAACACAACAAATTTTGACATCGCCACACAATGTGTAAAAGGAACATATCAAGCAGGCAATACTGAACCGATGGTTGCCCCTATTATTCAATCTACCACCTATCGTTATGATAGCAGTGATAGCTTAGCGGCAGCCTTTAATCTTGAACAAGCAACACCGATTTACACAAGAATTGGCAATCCGACCCTTTCAGTATTAGAGGAAAAATTAGCCTTACTTGAAAAAGGCATTGCGGCAGTAACCACCGCCTCAGGTCAAGCTGCGGTTTTCTATAGTATTGCGAATATTGCTCAAGCAGGCGATCACATTATTGCACTGTCTAATCTTTATGGGGGAACCTATACCCTACTTAGCGGAATATTAAAACAACTCGGCATTAAGGTTACTTTTGTTGAGCCGAGTGCAAGCGTTGCTGAAATCGTAGGTATTTCTCAAGAAAATACCAAACTAATTTTTGCGGAAACCATCGGTAATCCGTGCCTAGACGTACTTGATTTTGAGAATGTTTCACGTGCGGCAAAACAAATAGATATTCCACTTATTGTCGATAACACCTTCGCAACCCCTTATTTATGCAATCCAAAAGATTTTGGGGCGAATATTATCGTACACTCCACCACAAAATATTTAGATGGACATGCCACAAGCCTTGGGGGCGTCGTGATTGATTGTGGTAATTTTAA
This DNA window, taken from Phocoenobacter uteri, encodes the following:
- a CDS encoding homocysteine S-methyltransferase family protein, with amino-acid sequence MSNVLKERLDKGPVICAEGFLFELERRGYLTAGEFVPEVALENPKALEVLHRDFQRAGSDIVEAFTYNGHREKMRVIGKEDLLEPLNRAALRIARKVADSKPGNLMAGNISNTNIWHPTDKLKQAEVRAMFEEMVGWAVEEGADLIIGETFYYAEEAYTACEVAKASGLPVVLTIAPMAANEMAEGVSIVDCCKKLEELGADVVGLNCFRGPETMLPYLKEIRKAVKCHVGALPIPYRTTKKEPTFFNLSDRNGCTCPSPHGRTFPTALDPLYCNRYEIGQFAKEAYELGVNYLGVCCGANPMLIRQVAEAVGLTTEASRFSENMANHFMYGTNERLPDNIKELGDKA
- a CDS encoding O-acetylhomoserine aminocarboxypropyltransferase/cysteine synthase family protein, whose translation is MTNTTNFDIATQCVKGTYQAGNTEPMVAPIIQSTTYRYDSSDSLAAAFNLEQATPIYTRIGNPTLSVLEEKLALLEKGIAAVTTASGQAAVFYSIANIAQAGDHIIALSNLYGGTYTLLSGILKQLGIKVTFVEPSASVAEIVGISQENTKLIFAETIGNPCLDVLDFENVSRAAKQIDIPLIVDNTFATPYLCNPKDFGANIIVHSTTKYLDGHATSLGGVVIDCGNFNWNNGKFPGLSEPNEAYHDLIYTETFGDAAYAVKLRTGLLRDIGATLAPFNAFLTNLGTETLHLRMERHSSNALAVAQFLEKHPKVEWVNYPHLASSPSYDLAKKYLSRGGSGVVSFGIKGGSEAAKKFIDTMQLAMLVTHVGDLRTFAIHPASTTHRQLSDEALEKAGITPNLIRYNVGIEHIDDILRDIEQTLSQI